The Pocillopora verrucosa isolate sample1 chromosome 14, ASM3666991v2, whole genome shotgun sequence genome has a segment encoding these proteins:
- the LOC131797837 gene encoding uncharacterized protein, which translates to MADGDADYSPKLAENLLEIFQSDRFVTECFKERNLKISQALCLLWHDQSTGDVPGRKASAPHFGNISAAVIIDLYVLGKVSFEDAQASCLGVKYKEMVLQVKDFTPTNSYLDNCMFNQMLECTRKHPDKPRSVSKWILKGSNYHKPSCVSATFDSLVDLGLMKKEPRLLGTSVRYPVINAVPQNELVKEIKMIALAGHAVDGFTWTLLKLARFSDSLYLGGAPMLKHLFHKKEYEQAKKNIEKLVETKKENAKKRGWKKDKDLEFYNLCEIEQ; encoded by the exons ATGGCGGACGGAGATGCAGATTACTCTCCGAAATTGGCAGAGAACCTTTTAGAAATTTTTCAGTCGGACCGATTCGTTACTGAGTGCTTTAAGGAAAGAAACCTTAAAATTTCTCAAGCGTTGTGTCTGCTATGGCATGACCAATCGACTGGCGACGTTCCTGGAAGGAAGGCAAGTGCGCCtcattttggaaatatttcggCAGCTGTTATCATCGACTTGTACGTTCTTGGCAAAGTCAGTTTTGAAGACGCACAGGCGTCCTGTCTGGGTGTGAAGTATAAGGAGATGGTACTTCAG GTGAAAGATTTCACACCAACAAACTCTTACTTAGACAACTGTATGTTCAACCAGATGTTGGAATGCACTCGTAAACATCCTGACAAGCCACGCAGTGTGTCTAAATGGATACTGAAAGGTTCAAATTACCACAAGCCAAGCTGTGTGTCGGCTACATTTGACAGCCTTGTGGATCTTGGGTTAATGAAGAAAGAGCCCAGGTTACTTGGAACTTCTGTTAGGTATCCAGTCATAAATGCAG TGCCACAGAATGAACTTGTTAAGGAAATAAAGATGATCGCACTAGCAGGACATGCAGTAGATGGCTTCACCTGGACTCTTTTAAAGCTGGCCCGCTTTTCGGACTCACTGTATCTTGGAGGGGCGCCAATGCTTAAACATCTCTTCCACAAGAAAGAGTATGagcaagcaaagaaaaacattgaaaaattggTTGAGACTAAAAAGGAGAATGCAAAGAAAAGAGGTTGGAAAAAAGACAAGGATTTAGAATTCTACAACTTGTGTGAAATTGAacaataa